tactctagtcacatgatccttcagaaatcattctaatattctgatttgctgctcaaaaaacatttaatataattattatgttgaaaacagcagagtatattttttcagcatttatctaaaatggatatcttttgtaactttataaatgtctttatcatcacttttgatcaatttatggagcatttttgcaaaataaaagtgattaaTTCCTTTAATtctttccaataaataaataaataaaatactgatgccaagcttttgaataataCAGTGATAATGCtgatctgaaaaaaattactaaactgttttaattatttataatagtactaataaataaataaatgttgcttgagcagcaaatcaacatattaaaatgatttctgaaggatcatgtgacactgaagactgaagtaatgctgaaaatgtaactgaaaaaaattacagtttaaaatatattcaaatagaaagcagttattttaaatggtaaaactatttcacagtattactgcttttgctgtactttgaatcaaataaatgcaggcttggtgagacttctttaaaaaaaatattaataatcttactgttctaaaacttttaactggtagtgtaagttcaTAGTTTtaacaagatgttttttttttcaccatataaaatatttttgttgttaggatatacaaaaatattttatagcgGGAAACTGTTCTATGCAACTATGTTAAACCCACGCATGAAGTATGGAAGTAAGTAAAGTGTGTATATcgtatatgaaaaaaaaatgtattaaatgtcaAAGTTGCACAcggaaaagtaaaaataaataaatgacatgacaattgtgtgttattttgtatttagtactgtcctgaataagctatttcacataacatgtttatatatatactctacgagacaaaataataactgaatttataaaaatgaccccattcaaaagtttacatacccttgaatcttaatactgtttGCCATTTTCTggatgttttaatattttgtgatgATTGTTCATcattcccttgtttgtcctgagcagttcaactgcctcctgtttttcagaaaaatcctccagctcctaCACATTCTTTAGTTTCCCAGCATCTTCTGCATATGTGATGCATACgtgatgattttgagatccatctttttacacttagggcaactgaaggactcatacattactattatataacttgaacatatttactgatgctcaagaaggaaacacaatgcattaagagccagagggtgtaaacttttgaacaggatgatgacctgtaattttaaattttatttttgtaaagatcatatttttttcatttagtactacacttcaaaagctacataaataattacatgttttccagaaaacaaaataagtataaTTTACCCTAATCatctatttcaaaatgtttccacCCCAGGCtcttcatattttgtgtttccTTCTTAAGCAGTACTTTTGTAATAGCATGTATGAGTTTCTCAATTGTCCTGagcatgaaaagatggatctcaaaatcacagtcactgttggaaaaaGTTCACATATGCAgcagatgctggaaaaccaaagaatgtgaaggacctgaaggattttttctgaagaacagcaggcagttgaactgttcaggacaaacaagagactcatgaacaactatcacaaaacttaaaaacagtCGTGGATCACCAAGGAAACAACATACGGTATTAAGATTCAagggcatgtaaacttttgaatggagtaatttttataaattcagttatagttttgtcttgtggagtatatataaacatctgttatgtgaaatagcttattcaggacagtactaaatacaaaataacatgatctctcgtattttgttaaaattcttaacattttgtatattttgcaagtggtatgtaaacttatgtgCACAACTATATATATTGGTCATCTATACTTATACACCTAAGTGTGATTAAAAGcagttaaaaagtaattgaaGTGATTgctaaatattgttatttatacttttttcaggCAGCCGAAGAACAACTTGGGACACCTCCTGAAAAGACAGTgactcacacgcacacacacacacacacacacacacacacacacacacacacacacacactaaatatataattaatataaatcaatatgTTCTTGTTACTGTTTTCCATTATTTGGACACATTTTGATGCTTTACTGTGGAAATTATCATATCAATAAAGCCAATTTGAAAATAATTGAATTGACTGATAGTTTCCTGTAATGTGTTACTAAAggttctaaaaacattcagtaaatgTGGGGAAGGACCTAATAGgaccataaaaacattttaggttGGTCCTGCACATGTTATGGGAATGTAGTGTAGAGACTAGGCTGCGATGAGCGATCAGTTTGTTAAACCAGGTAATCAGGAGCACGGGTGGAACGACCCACCACAGTTTTCATATGGCTTACAGAAGGATTCAGGTGGAATAAAGAGGAATGTTCTCAACAAGAGGGTGCATGCGCCCCAATTCACTGGTCAAGCTCATCCCACTGGTTCTGGATCAGACATGCAATCCCCACCGGTGGCGATGCTAACGCCACCCCGGGGAATGAATCCTCCTCCAATGAATAGCAGCACCCCGCCATCCATATGTCCGAAACCTCCCTCAGACGGAAAGACAGAGGCAATAGAGATGGAGACAGAGCCGTCTATTGAAGATGTGCAAGAAGCACTTTATGGGGCGTTAAACGCATGCAGACATACTGTAAAGAAACAAATTTGTGATGATGTGGAAAGACGTCTGAAGCTTTTTGAGGACATGTGGAAAAGTGGAAAACTTTCTCCTTTGGTTAAACACAGGATGCATAGATTGTCCCAGGacctgaaaagaaaaaattggGATTCAGCTGATGAGATCCACAGAGGCCTGATGGTGGATCATGTTGCTGAAGTCAGTCAGTGGATGGTGGGAGTCAAGCGTCTTATCGCTGAAGCCCGGAGCCTGAACCCAGAACAAATCAACAACCGCACTGATCCAGACTCATGAGGACCGTACGATGTCCATTCCTCTGAAAACCCATGCTGCATTATATAAGTTGCCAAAGTGATTTGTTAACTTATGTAAAGTTTTCTACAATCTACCTTTCGCCCATTCCCATCTACATCAtctaatattacttttttgtggAGTGGTGGTGGGgaacagtcttttttttatttttcctcattaaaaattgaaaataatgtatatttaaaataatgtaggTATTAAGTATTACCACTGTATATAAAATTTggataaaatatagcttttttccccaccagatttctgttattatccatcaaactaatccgATCGCTCGTTTTTAATCTATAACCGCCAGTGCAACGCCGCGCTGTGCGTTAGCATTCCGTTTgccggttagcctgccatttgcgttcccactcacgtctctattcacgtctactaccgctttcctttcttccctcgctctcgttgatcgctcgtttttattgtacaaccgcgagtgcagcgtgtttgtagtgtgttagccggttagcttgccattcatttttaatttttctctacgcctttttctacacaagttcatcagacaacagtggtgagttgaaatcattctacatctacggtgagtaatggcttcttctcctttcctggtaacctgcatcacctgtcatatgtatagtttatcaatctctgtcggcagcgagggattcacatgtgataaatgcagggaaatagttaggctgacagagaagatttcagaactagagacacgcatccaaactttaatcgaggatagtaagaatgtgagggcattag
This portion of the Labeo rohita strain BAU-BD-2019 unplaced genomic scaffold, IGBB_LRoh.1.0 scaffold_1382, whole genome shotgun sequence genome encodes:
- the LOC127158197 gene encoding steroid receptor RNA activator 1-like; translated protein: MSDQFVKPGNQEHGWNDPPQFSYGLQKDSGGIKRNVLNKRVHAPQFTGQAHPTGSGSDMQSPPVAMLTPPRGMNPPPMNSSTPPSICPKPPSDGKTEAIEMETEPSIEDVQEALYGALNACRHTVKKQICDDVERRLKLFEDMWKSGKLSPLVKHRMHRLSQDLKRKNWDSADEIHRGLMVDHVAEVSQWMVGVKRLIAEARSLNPEQINNRTDPDS